From the genome of Maniola jurtina chromosome 10, ilManJurt1.1, whole genome shotgun sequence, one region includes:
- the LOC123869241 gene encoding serine/arginine repetitive matrix protein 1, giving the protein MVIGNKTMPKGRRVDRAGKSSRKNLIEIDAPFDTSGNIYRSCSSSLAPEDVIDLGAPRGCRRRVNGRAADSRTSPPSRAPALYTPNPRLYPGPSGGNKKRRKTRSPEGRRKRCGRDKKFTKPVPNSRLYRPAPARPPPPSPQPRESWPTPAPPAKSLDTASRAALRLLQERHLRRPSLSPLRDVPAPPSASSTLANAVKARRLVVTLPAAESGDAPRYEPASEHFRLRARPSLGSGASTPPAAMATTNKHSTSPDCSDGNDASSAPSEFLAEFLSAIMRRQYAEALKYCQLILQYEPHNSTARGFYPLLQHKVTVHANTHRKPQKKEETSSESEDTSPRKGGLSSAHMQKKIADLDAETEGSAEASGSGDEEMEQGADGSGSACSSLELDSEPSPASPSPRTPHTPHTPRRSPRDTDPADTSDPTDPSDSASWRWESGGSRSERDDNGNPAPVHTHYQGVDETDVENDNALLPSHSHLKSESVSSLQRLRAQFTCSIK; this is encoded by the exons ATGGTCATTGGAAATAAAACCATGCCAAAGGg GCGCAGAGTCGACAGAGCCGGCAAGTCATCCCGGAAGAATTTGATTGAGATCGACGCGCCATTTGATACCTCTGGCAATATCTATAG GTCGTGTTCGTCGTCGCTAGCGCCGGAGGACGTGATAGACCTCGGCGCACCGCGCGGCTGTCGCCGCAGGGTCAACGGACGCGCCGCGGACAGCCGCACCTCGCCGCCGTCTCGCGCGCCTGCACTCTACACGCCTAACCCACGACT ATACCCAGGACCGTCAGGCGGCAACAAAAAACGTCGAAAGACACGTTCACCAGAAGGCCGTCGAAAACGATGCGGGCGCGATAAGAAATTCACCAAGCCCGTACCGAATTCTCGGTTGTACCGTCCGGCGCCCGCGCGACCGCCGCCACCGTCGCCGCAACCGCGTGAGAGCTGGCCCACTCCTGCACCACCTGCTAAGAGTTTGGACACAGCGTCAAGAGCTGCGTTGCGTTTGTTGCAAGAGAGACATCTGCGCCGGCCATCTTTGTCACCTCTGCGCGACGTGCCCGCCCCGCCATCGGCAAGCTCCACGCTCGCCAATGCAGTAAAAGCGCGGCGTCTAGTAGTGACACTACCGGCGGCGGAGTCGGGCGACGCGCCGCGGTACGAGCCGGCCAGTGAGCACTTCCGGCTTCGCGCCAGGCCTTCGCTGGGCTCGGGCGCGTCCACGCCGCCGGCCGCCATGGCCACTACCAACAAGCACTCCACCAGCCCCGACTGTTCCGACGGAAACGATGCCTCCTCGGCTCCCAGCGAGTTTTTAGCagag TTCTTGTCAGCGATAATGCGTCGACAATATGCAGAGGCGCTGAAGTACTGCCAGCTCATCCTGCAGTACGAGCCGCACAACTCCACGGCGCGCGGCTTCTACCCGCTGCTGCAGCACAAGGTGACCGTGCACGCCAACACGCACCGCAAGCCACAGAAGAAAG AGGAGACGAGTTCCGAAAGCGAAGATACCAGTCCCAGGAAAGGTGGTCTGTCCAGCGCACACATGCAAAAG AAAATAGCAGACCTAGACGCTGAAACAGAAGGCTCAGCGGAGGCGTCAGGGTCTGGTGACGAGGAAATGGAGCAAGGCGCGGACGGCTCAGGTTCAGCTTGCTCCTCGCTGGAGCTGGACTCCGAGCCCTCGCCCGCCTCGCCCTCGCCCCGCACGCCGCACACCCCGCACACGCCGCGCCGCTCGCCCCGCGATACCGACCCTGCAGACACCTCCGACCCCACCGACCCCTCCGACA GCGCGTCGTGGCGCTGGGAGAGCGGCGGCTCGCGATCGGAGCGCGACGACAACGGCAACCCCGCGCCGGTGCATACGCACTACCAAG GTGTAGACGAGACGGACGTGGAAAATGACAACGCACTGCTACCCTCACACTCACATCTCAAG AGCGAATCGGTGTCGTCGCTGCAACGGTTACGCGCGCAATTCACGTGCTCCATCAAGTGA